The genomic stretch ATCGACGCGCGATGGACCGACGGCATCGAGCGCGACTTCTCTCGATGGCTCGATGACCACCGGGCAGAACTCCCGGTGCCGGAGGGCGCGATCCAGGAACTGCTCAAGCAGAGAACCTGGTAAGATCGTCCGGTGAGTCCGTATATGGCTCACCGTGTTGTTGCCCTGCGCCGTCGACGCAGCCGGGGAGACGCTTGAGGGTTGAGCTTGCCGATGCGGCAGGCTGTGTGTTACTGTACGTGCTGAAATGGACTCACACATGGGCTCATGTCGCCGCGGTCGGAGTCGAGGCTTGGAGAGGGCCCGGCGCGCGGAAGCAGTGACTACGTGACGAAGGGAATCCGGCGTTGTCGTTGACGAAAGAGAACATCGCGTCAATCGTTCAAGACCATCAGCGTTCCGAAGGTGATACGGGAAGCGCCGAAGTCCAAGTCGCCCTCCTGAACGCGCGAATCCAGTACCTGACCGAGCACTTCAAGTCTCACACGCATGACCACACGTCGCGGCGCGGGCTGTTCCGTCTGGTCGGTAAGCAGCGACGCCTCCTGCGCTATCTCTACGATACGGATGTGGAGCGCTACCGCGCTCTGATCGGCAAGCTCGGCCTCCGAGACCGTATTGGCCGCTAAGCGCGCATCGATGCCACGACCTGACGACGATCCCGGAGAGGACGACGGCCCCTCGCCGGTGGGCGCGTCAGGTCTCCGTGTTTCTGGTGGAGATGCCGTCCAATGCGGAAGGTCCGGAGGAGCGCACGGTGCATAGCGTAGAGATCATCCTGGGAGACGAACCCGTCGTCCTGCAGACGGGAAAGGTCGCGAAACAAGCGGACGGCGCGGTCTGGGTGCAGCAGGGCGGAACCGTCGTGCTGGTTACCGCCGTCGCCGCCGCCGAGGCGAAGGAAGACACCGATTTCTTTCCGTTGACGGTCGATTACCGAGAACGCGGGTACGCTGTTGGCAAGATTCCTCCTGTCTACGGCCGGCGCGAGCCTCGTCCTGGCGTCGGCGAGACGCTGATCGCCCGACTGATCGATCACTCGATTCGTCCTCTGTTCCCCAAGAAGTTCAGGAATGAGACCCAGGTTCAGGCGATGACGTTGTCGTCGGACCAGGTCCATCCGACCGAGACGCTCGCCATGATCGGCACGTCGGCGGCGCTCTCGATCTCCAGCATCCCGTTCAACGGGCCCATCGGCGGCATCGTCGTCGCGCGCGTGGGTGGGGCGTTCGTCGCCAACCCGACGTACGCGCAGCTCGATGAGGCGGACCTGCACTTCTTCGTCACCGCCAACAAGCGCGCGGTCATGTCGGTCGAGGGAAGCGCCCACGAAGTCCCTGAAGACGACGTGATCGCTGCGATCGATTTCGCCCACGGCGAGATTCAGCGTGTGATCGCGGTTCAGGAAGAACTCGTTGCGGCTGTCGGCAAGCCGAAGCGCCCAGTCGGGAAGGCGTCCGCGCAGGAAGAGATGGCGGTTCGCATCCGCGAACTCGCAACGATGCCGATCCGTCAGTCCATCGGGATCGCGGACAAGCAGGAACGCGACACGTACCTGCAGTCGGTGCTGGAGAACGTCGTCGCCGAAATCGAGGGCGAGGGCACCGACATCCACTCGGACGACGAGCAGATCGCGGCTGTGTTCACCGAGATCGAGCGCGAGGAGATGCGCCGCTCGATTCTCGAAGAAGGCAAGCGAGTCGACGGGCGCGGCACGCGCGACATCCGCGACATCGCGTGCGAAGTGGGCGTATTGCCGCGAACCCACGGCTCCTCCCTGTTCACGAGAGGGCAGACGCAAGCGCTCTGTACCGTCACCCTCGGCACCGGCATGGACGAGGAGGTCATTCGCGACCTTACCGGGGAGCACTCGCGCGCCTTCTTCCTCCACTACAACTTCCCCGGATTCAGTGTCGGGGAGGTCCGGCGCATCACCGGCGCCGGGCGTCGAGAGATCGGGCACGGCTCGCTCGCGGAGCACGCGCTCATGCCCGTGATCCCCGACGCCGAGACATTCCCGTACACGGTGCGGGTCGTCTCGGAAATCCTCGAGTCGAACGCGTCGTCGTCGATGGCAACGGTCTGCGGCGCCAGTCTGGCGCTGATGGACGCCGGCGTGCCAGTCGCCAAGCCCGTCGCTGGCGTCGGGGTCGGGCTCATCAAGGACGGAGACCGTGAGGTGATCCTGACGGACATGTTGGGAGCCGAAGACCATCTCGGCGACATGGACTTCAAGGTCGCCGGAACACGGGACGGCGTCACGGCGATCCAGCTCGACATCAAGATCGACGGCATCACCGTCGACCTGATGCGCCGCGCCATCCACCAGTCGCACGAAGCGCGGATCAAGGTTCTGGACCTGATGGACGCCTGCATCGGCACGCGCCGCGAGGACATCTCGCCGTACGCGCCGCGCATTTACACGATGAAGGTCCATCCGGACAAGATCCGCGAGATCATCGGTCGCGGCGGATCCGTCATCCGCAAGATCCAGGAAGACGCCGGCGTCACCGTCAACGTCGAGGACGACGGGACGGTGCGCATCGCCTCGACCAGCCTCGCGGCGGCGAAGGTTGCCGAGGACATCATCCGCGGCATCGTCGCCGAGGCGGAGGTCGGCAAGGAGTATGTCGGACGTGTGACGCGTGTCACGCCGTTTGGTGCGTTCGTCGAAGTGCTCAAGGGCGTGGATGGGCTAATCCACATCTCGGCGCTGTCGGATGGCTATGTGCGCCGCGTCGAGGACGTCCTGAACATCGGCGATACCGCGACCGTCCGAGTCACGCGAATCGACGAGAAGGGGCGTATCGACCTGGAGCTCGTCACGCGACCCGACGGGACGCCAATGCCTCCGCGCGCCGAGCGCGTTCACAGCGAAGACGCGGACGAGGAGGAGTCGGACGAACCGTCCGCTCCGCGCGTTCCGCAGTATCCGCGCGCGACCGGCGGCGACCGCGCTGCCGGCAGCGAGCCATCCCAAGAGACCGGCGAGCGCGAGCCTCAGTACGAAGCCGACGGTTCGCGTCAGTCGCGCGACCGGCGAGGCGGCGACCGCGACCGGGGCTCTCAATCAGGCGGGCGCCCGCGCGACGGACGCGGCGGGAGCCGAGAGACGCCCAGGGTGCCCAAGCGGCGCTACTAGCGCCCGACGCGGAGTGTCCAGGTTGGCGCTTCGAGGCGACGGACTTCACAAGCGATGGCGTCGGGGCTAGTACTTGTACGTAGCGATGGCGCAGGCGCCGCCCGCATGGCGTCGCTCACGCTACGGTCGACGAGCCGCCTAGGCGCCATCGCGGTGTCCAGCCCGGTAACGGGCGGAGAGGACGTCGCCATGCGAATCGGTCAACACGAGACGCAGCAAGCCAACGGCAGCCTGCTCGAGAAGACGTGGTTTCAGGCGTTGATGGTGGCGGTCGTTGTCCTGCTGGGAGTGGGCGTCTGGTGGATCTCGTCTCACCAGAACCAGATATCGCGCTGGATCAATCCGGACAAACCCGCGCCTGCCGAGAAACCGGTGATCGCCAAGCCCACGGTCCAGTAGTGGGCATGAGGACGTTTCAACCCGGGCATGCGAGCCGCTGCCCCGCCGGAGGTGCTCCGAAGACGTGGACCGTCGCGCTGCGTCACAGCGTAGGATTCTCACGGATTCGGTGGCTTTCGCCCTGTGTCGGGGTCGAGCGGCTCTAGGTGCGGTTTTGTGCCTGTTTCTGGTCACCGCGTCCGGCTGTGGGTACGTGTCCGTCTCGAACTACCTCGAACACATCAAGACGATCCGCATCCCGCCTGTCCAGAATCAGACGATCCTCTTCCAGCTCGAAGACGAGATGACGACGGAGCTCCGCAGCCGCTTCAACTCGAAGTGGACGGACGGCGACGACGCCATCCTGCTAGTCACCGTGCACGACTATGAAATCCGACCCATCGCGTATGACGTGAACGCCCTTCCTGAACGCTATCGCATGCGTGTCGTGCTTGACTACGAGTTCCGCGACAATGTAAAGAGCAAGCTCGTCGACGCGAAGCGGGATGCCGAATACCATCGCGACTTCTATGTCGTGACCGGCAGAGGCGAGCAACCGGAGGACGAACAGACTGCACGCCAGCGGCTGCTGCGCGACGTCGTCGATGAGCTCTACTACACGCTCGCGGAACAGTGGTGAGTGCGCGGGCAGTCTGTTGAGACCCGAACGCCTGCTGCCAGCCCCAATCGGTGAGGAGATGCCTGAATGACACCGCTGGGCAAGCCCGGCCCGTTGACCGACGTCGAACGATTCGTCTTTGAGTCCACCGGCTATCTGGTCATCCCGGGCGCCCTGACGCCCGAGGAGTGTGACGCCTGCATGCAGGCAGCGATCCGCTGTCACTCCAAGCATCCGAAGGGCTCGTGGCGTCAGATCGGCAACTCATTCGAGCAGGAACCAGCATTCGAGAACCTGATCGACCATCCTTCAGTGCTTCCGAAGGCGCGAGCCCTGTTCGGAGACCGGTTCATCCTGCAAAGCAGTTGGTGCACATCCGTCCCCGCGCACTTCGCGGGCGGAGGGTGGCATCAGGATGGATCGAGCGCCTACGAGTTCCGCAAGCTGGCAACCCTCACACCGCTGGTTCAACTCCGCATCGGGTTCTTCCTGACACACCAGCCAACGCCTGGCTACGGCAACATGGAGATGATACCGGGATCGCACAATGCGGCGACGTCCATGCCAAGCGGATCGGGCACGCCTGAGAACCCGATACCGACCGCGGAGATCATCTGCGGAGAGCCCGGCACGGCGCTCATGTTCCATCAGGGCGTCTACCATCGCGGGGGTCCGAACCACCAGGACTACGACCGGTACATCATCCACATGGTCTACGCTCCGCCGTGGCTGATCCGGTCCGACCGGATGGGGAACTCGCTGGAGTTCCTTGAGCGACTGACACCGATGCGGCGCGCGCTGATGGGGCAATGGACGTTCCCGGAGGAATCGTTCCACATGCCTCCTCTGCCGTTCAACGACTAGGATCGCAGCATGATCGGTCGCACAGCCCGTTTCCTGCTGCTCTGCTGCATGGCATCGGCGATCCATGTCGGTTGCGGCGAACCGATTCCCGAGACCTGGGTGGCGCGACAGGGATCTGTCGTCTTCGGCGTGTGGGACTGCCCATCGCCGAAGATCGCCAAGGCGTTGCTGACTCAGTGGCTAGCGCTGCCGGCACCGGATAGGCAGACCAGCGCTCCAGTCCGAGACGACACGTTCCTCTTCTCGCTGCTCCCAGCGGATGATCGGATCCAAGACTGGCGGACCGTCGGCGAGCGGCAGTACCTCAGACCCCACGAACTCACGGCGTTCCTGCGTCGACCCTCGGTCGAGTACGAGGCTTTCGGCGTTCGCGGGTTGGTGACGGCGGAGTACGCCAACGTCCGCTTGGGACCGAAGCCGTTGCTTCGCGTCGAGGTGTACGACATGGGCACGCCGGCGAACGCCTTCGGGCTCTACAGCCAGAAGCGAATCCCAGGCGGCATGTTCGTACCGACGGGGGGCGGCGCGTTCATCGGCGAGACGGAGCTCTTGTCCTGGTCGGATCGCTACTACGTGTTCATCCGTATCTACGAGTTCTCAGATGACACGCGCGACGGCATGCGGGCGTTCGCCTCTACGATCACTGGGATGATCGGCGGCGTCCGAGACGAGCCCGAGTGGACCACACGATACGCGACGATCCCGAGCCTGGTGCTTCACAGCGAGCGATGGTTCGCCAACACGGCTCAGGCTCAGGTCTCGACCAAGGACCCTTCGCTTCTGGTCATGCCGCTGGACGACGACGTCGAGGGATTTGTGTCGAGACTGCGCATCGACGACACGAGGACTTCGGAGGCGTTCTGCATCCTGTTTCCGACGGTTCCAGCCGCGGAGGATGCTTACGCCGCCCTCGAGTCTGCGCTTGCGTCGCTGGGAGGCAACGAGCCCGAGGCGCTGTCCAAGATGGGCGACGAGGGCTTCCGCGTTCGGACCAACGCGGCGAGCCCAGCCGAGGAGGGTTCCGATGGACATCAGCCGTAGAGAACACCCACGCGTCGGCGGTAGTCGTCATACGTCTCGTCGAATAGCTGCTGGGAGCGCTCCGCGCCGATGTGAACCGGGCTGGTGAGAACGAACGGCGGCTTGCCAGCCTGAGTGAGGAGTTCGGCGACCTCGGCTTTGATGGCGTTGGCGATGGCGCACGCCGCCAGCGTCGATACCGGCGACACGGGGTACTCAAGACCTTCGATCCAGACAACGGCGTCACCGGGAGGTACGCAGTTGTCTACCACGATGTCGCACACCTCCGCCAGGTTCTTCCCGCCCGCGTGTCGCGTCCGCGACGACGCGTTATTCGCCAAAGACGTGACGGCGATGGTCGTCATGCCGGTCTCGCGAGCTTCGAGCGCAATCTCGATGGGCACGATGTTCGTGCCGCCCGTCGAAAAGACGACCATCGCGTCGTCGGCTGTCAGCGCGAAGTTGCGCAGGATCCTGGACGCCAATCCCGGCACGTTCTCGATGAACATCGCCTGTCGCTGTCCGTTCGCGCCGACGACCTCGTGGTGGTAGGTCATCGACAGCTCAACGATCGGGTGGAACCCAGGAAAGCTGCCGTAGCGCGGGAACATCTCCTCAACGGGTATGCGCGAGTGACCTGCGCCGAAGAGGTGCACCAGGCGGTCGCGCAGGATGACGTCCGCGCAGACCTGAGCGGCGCGGCGGATGTTGTCCGCTTGTTCCGCGCGAATCCGTTGCACGACGCCGATGGCAGCATCGAAATAACGATCCATGGGGTACATGCGCGCTCTGCTCCTTGGCATACTCAGCGGTCTGTTTCGTAGATATCCGTCGAATCAACGGACGGCGTAGAGTAGAGGCGACGCGGTGCGTCGCCCGTTTCACGACGAAGGCGACCCGACGGGTCGCCCCTACGAATCGTAACCGATTTTCGAAAAACCACTCAGACCCGTGTGCGGTCCCGTCGCCTCGCGCTTGCGCCGGTTCCGATCCATCCACGCCTTCGGAAGTAGTAGGTGAGTCCTCCGGCGACTGCCGCCATCAACGCGAGGGCGAACGGATATCCCCAGTACCACCGCAGCTCTGGCATGTTGAGCGGCGATGACTCGACGCTGAAGTTCATCCCATACACGCCAGCGATGAACGAGAGCGGGATAAAGATCGTCGCGATGAGCGTCAGAACCGTCATCACTTCGCTCAATCGGTTGTTGACGCTCGAAAGATAGAGGTCGTGCAGGCTCGTCGCGATATCGCGGTAGTTCTCGATCAGGTCGAGAAGCTGGACTGCGTGATCGTAGCAGTCGCGGAGGAAGACCCGCGTTTCCTCGGCGATGTGCGCGGTCGTGTCGCGCGATAGAGCGTGGACGACCTCTCGTTGGGGCCAGACGGCTCGCCGAAGCACTAACAGATCGTGACGCACAGCGTGGAGCTCCGTGACCGAAGCTTGGCTCGGGCGTTCGACGATGTCGTCCTCCAACCGTTCAAGCCGGTCTCCGAGGACCTCGATGACTGGGAAGAAGCCGTCGACGACCGCGTCGATGAGCGCGTAGGCGAG from Candidatus Poribacteria bacterium encodes the following:
- the rpsO gene encoding 30S ribosomal protein S15, yielding MSLTKENIASIVQDHQRSEGDTGSAEVQVALLNARIQYLTEHFKSHTHDHTSRRGLFRLVGKQRRLLRYLYDTDVERYRALIGKLGLRDRIGR
- the corA gene encoding magnesium/cobalt transporter CorA, giving the protein MSSRYRRAVATAGDVRLGRTSLNRKRSEIRVHRRASPGAPPGTLAIDPAAPSPRIHVIAFGPDAVEERDIEDVDDLRRWVGRHRVTWVDVAGLGDAATLQAVGDAFGLHRLALEDVVNVYQRPKIEPYAEHHFVVARVATVGEAIGTEQISLFLGSDYVLTFQERPGDDFDPVRERIRSGRPTIRSSGPDYLAYALIDAVVDGFFPVIEVLGDRLERLEDDIVERPSQASVTELHAVRHDLLVLRRAVWPQREVVHALSRDTTAHIAEETRVFLRDCYDHAVQLLDLIENYRDIATSLHDLYLSSVNNRLSEVMTVLTLIATIFIPLSFIAGVYGMNFSVESSPLNMPELRWYWGYPFALALMAAVAGGLTYYFRRRGWIGTGASARRRDRTRV
- a CDS encoding phytanoyl-CoA dioxygenase family protein translates to MTPLGKPGPLTDVERFVFESTGYLVIPGALTPEECDACMQAAIRCHSKHPKGSWRQIGNSFEQEPAFENLIDHPSVLPKARALFGDRFILQSSWCTSVPAHFAGGGWHQDGSSAYEFRKLATLTPLVQLRIGFFLTHQPTPGYGNMEMIPGSHNAATSMPSGSGTPENPIPTAEIICGEPGTALMFHQGVYHRGGPNHQDYDRYIIHMVYAPPWLIRSDRMGNSLEFLERLTPMRRALMGQWTFPEESFHMPPLPFND
- a CDS encoding SIS domain-containing protein encodes the protein MYPMDRYFDAAIGVVQRIRAEQADNIRRAAQVCADVILRDRLVHLFGAGHSRIPVEEMFPRYGSFPGFHPIVELSMTYHHEVVGANGQRQAMFIENVPGLASRILRNFALTADDAMVVFSTGGTNIVPIEIALEARETGMTTIAVTSLANNASSRTRHAGGKNLAEVCDIVVDNCVPPGDAVVWIEGLEYPVSPVSTLAACAIANAIKAEVAELLTQAGKPPFVLTSPVHIGAERSQQLFDETYDDYRRRVGVLYG
- the pnp gene encoding polyribonucleotide nucleotidyltransferase, encoding MPSNAEGPEERTVHSVEIILGDEPVVLQTGKVAKQADGAVWVQQGGTVVLVTAVAAAEAKEDTDFFPLTVDYRERGYAVGKIPPVYGRREPRPGVGETLIARLIDHSIRPLFPKKFRNETQVQAMTLSSDQVHPTETLAMIGTSAALSISSIPFNGPIGGIVVARVGGAFVANPTYAQLDEADLHFFVTANKRAVMSVEGSAHEVPEDDVIAAIDFAHGEIQRVIAVQEELVAAVGKPKRPVGKASAQEEMAVRIRELATMPIRQSIGIADKQERDTYLQSVLENVVAEIEGEGTDIHSDDEQIAAVFTEIEREEMRRSILEEGKRVDGRGTRDIRDIACEVGVLPRTHGSSLFTRGQTQALCTVTLGTGMDEEVIRDLTGEHSRAFFLHYNFPGFSVGEVRRITGAGRREIGHGSLAEHALMPVIPDAETFPYTVRVVSEILESNASSSMATVCGASLALMDAGVPVAKPVAGVGVGLIKDGDREVILTDMLGAEDHLGDMDFKVAGTRDGVTAIQLDIKIDGITVDLMRRAIHQSHEARIKVLDLMDACIGTRREDISPYAPRIYTMKVHPDKIREIIGRGGSVIRKIQEDAGVTVNVEDDGTVRIASTSLAAAKVAEDIIRGIVAEAEVGKEYVGRVTRVTPFGAFVEVLKGVDGLIHISALSDGYVRRVEDVLNIGDTATVRVTRIDEKGRIDLELVTRPDGTPMPPRAERVHSEDADEEESDEPSAPRVPQYPRATGGDRAAGSEPSQETGEREPQYEADGSRQSRDRRGGDRDRGSQSGGRPRDGRGGSRETPRVPKRRY